From a single Francisella halioticida genomic region:
- a CDS encoding FUSC family protein yields the protein MKIKDRFSKTPPLYKNIYISFEIAIAACICFLFGFYVSGLLHSGQSIIGGFWCLITVSTILQLSVEDSYSAAFQILIGSVIGGVTAFIFTCMLGYYYYVMILAVAISVFITASIGLENAVKMSSANAGVIVALGLYQPSYSPFLNTGLRLIETFSGTTIALFFIFISIIFKIRSS from the coding sequence ATGAAAATTAAAGATAGATTTAGCAAAACACCACCATTATATAAGAACATTTATATAAGTTTTGAAATTGCTATAGCAGCATGTATATGTTTTTTATTTGGCTTTTATGTATCTGGTCTGTTACATAGTGGTCAGTCAATTATAGGTGGTTTTTGGTGTTTGATTACTGTCTCTACAATATTACAATTAAGCGTAGAAGACTCATATTCAGCAGCCTTTCAAATATTGATTGGATCAGTGATAGGGGGAGTTACAGCTTTTATTTTTACATGTATGTTGGGATATTATTATTATGTTATGATTCTGGCTGTGGCTATTAGTGTTTTTATTACCGCAAGCATTGGTCTTGAAAATGCTGTTAAAATGAGTAGCGCTAATGCTGGTGTGATTGTTGCTTTGGGCTTATATCAGCCTAGTTATTCACCTTTTTTAAATACTGGTTTACGCCTAATAGAGACCTTCAGTGGTACTACGATTGCTTTATTTTTTATATTCATTAGTATAATATTTAAAATAAGATCAAGTTAA
- the recD gene encoding exodeoxyribonuclease V subunit alpha, translating to MYKTFHKAKEKLANIQAVDFFFAKEVLDVINPQIKSSDGKTKEILFYLFIELMSAYSFGHSCIKIEDLANKVLFASEKGVEEFKEGYKLPSYVELIGILDSINYLKLPIYFAKELDSVYIKRLWCHEKEITDFIKQKINNDIACPDNVRLNEIVSKLFEESKEDIDYQKQAVLNSFNYGFSIISGGPGTGKTTTVTRLLLATQMFNDRQQKIALLAPTGKAAQRMTESLKTSLEQQNSNFLQTKDESITYLKNLEAQTIHRFLGLRPNSRYIKYNQESKAPYDVIIVDEASMLDINIFIKLIRAVGGNTKLILLGDINQLPSVEVGSLLASLTIDSNGSIPKYTTKLFKNYRSQHNISNLANDVLKGKIILSQHKNENISFYDFKDKNKHLKNYANKYKFLEKCSNYKEALEVLSRFRILVANKNLDIGTDKLNQKIEKLLGKTVSSNYKARPIMITQNSYSLDLFNGDIGIIWPDSTGKLRVYFDGKDDRVFSLNMLPNYETVYVMTIHKTQGSEFDEVAIILPDSDNEVLTKQLIYTAITRAKNKLDIISQSNILNKVIKKSVVRRSNIQYLI from the coding sequence ATGTATAAGACTTTCCATAAAGCTAAAGAGAAACTAGCAAATATACAAGCGGTAGATTTTTTCTTTGCTAAAGAAGTATTAGATGTTATTAATCCACAGATTAAGTCATCAGATGGTAAAACTAAAGAGATCTTATTTTATTTATTTATCGAACTTATGTCAGCATATAGTTTTGGGCATAGTTGTATCAAAATAGAAGATTTAGCTAATAAGGTGCTATTTGCTTCTGAGAAGGGTGTTGAGGAGTTTAAAGAAGGTTATAAGCTGCCAAGTTATGTAGAACTTATAGGTATTTTAGATTCCATAAATTATTTAAAATTACCGATTTACTTCGCTAAAGAACTTGACTCTGTATATATTAAAAGATTATGGTGCCATGAGAAGGAAATAACTGATTTTATTAAACAAAAAATTAACAATGATATAGCTTGTCCCGATAACGTTAGGCTAAATGAGATAGTATCTAAGCTATTTGAAGAATCTAAAGAAGATATCGATTACCAAAAACAAGCAGTTCTAAATAGTTTTAACTATGGTTTTAGTATAATTTCTGGAGGTCCTGGTACAGGTAAAACAACTACTGTAACAAGGTTGCTACTAGCTACCCAAATGTTTAATGATAGACAACAGAAAATAGCGCTATTAGCACCGACAGGTAAAGCTGCTCAGAGGATGACGGAGTCTTTAAAAACATCTTTGGAGCAGCAAAATAGTAATTTTTTACAAACTAAAGATGAGTCTATAACATATCTAAAAAATTTAGAAGCTCAAACAATACATCGTTTTTTAGGATTACGACCAAATTCAAGATATATTAAATATAATCAAGAATCAAAGGCTCCTTATGATGTGATTATTGTAGATGAAGCATCGATGCTAGATATAAATATTTTTATCAAATTAATAAGAGCAGTTGGTGGAAATACTAAATTAATACTATTAGGTGATATCAATCAATTACCATCTGTTGAAGTAGGAAGCCTCTTGGCTAGTTTAACTATAGATTCAAATGGAAGTATACCAAAATATACAACTAAGCTTTTTAAAAACTATCGTTCACAGCACAATATAAGTAATCTTGCTAATGATGTACTAAAGGGCAAGATTATATTATCACAACATAAGAATGAAAATATTAGTTTTTATGATTTTAAAGATAAGAATAAACATCTTAAAAACTATGCTAATAAATATAAATTTTTAGAAAAATGTAGTAACTATAAAGAAGCATTAGAAGTGTTGAGTAGGTTTAGAATATTAGTGGCAAATAAAAATTTGGATATTGGTACAGATAAACTAAATCAAAAAATTGAGAAATTATTAGGTAAAACAGTAAGCTCTAACTATAAGGCTAGGCCTATTATGATAACGCAAAATAGCTATTCATTAGATTTGTTTAATGGCGATATCGGCATTATTTGGCCAGACTCTACAGGTAAACTTCGGGTATATTTTGATGGTAAAGATGATAGAGTATTTTCCTTAAATATGCTTCCTAATTATGAAACAGTATATGTTATGACTATTCATAAAACTCAAGGATCAGAATTTGATGAGGTAGCTATTATATTACCTGACAGTGATAATGAAGTTCTGACAAAACAGCTTATATATACAGCGATAACCAGAGCCAAAAACAAGCTAGATATAATTAGTCAATCTAATATATTAAATAAAGTTATAAAAAAATCAGTAGTTAGGCGGTCAAATATACAATACCTAATATAG
- a CDS encoding UvrD-helicase domain-containing protein codes for MKNLDAKTIVLQDRHIIEASAGTGKTYNITELYIRLLLEKKLLPSQILIMTFTKDATQEIVGRVEAKIRDILAGYTDQKKESDRENYKHLKRALLEIDEAAIFTIHGFCKKVLSEQAFASGMEMDVSMEVDTSDILQKVVEDFFRKYINKNQVNFDYLKAYKLHIPEKFLTELKNVIRFNYEIFSVSENDFFQHKKIILQKLDKHSLEIEQGIIFNTNKKNKAHDTEVTKRKAEFDCLKSWLSQREITIMPKEVKDFAKLARVKNDDTLKEILAEWYDLFIGRNKTNFSSGKDAFYKDSIDKDGQVELFINKFKSNEFIKQACLQIRQDFAKAKEQKGVIDFDDLITKLYQSVKKSSDLVKSLQTQYPVALIDEFQDTDVQQYEILDTVYPKDRSDLLLLMIGDPKQAIYGFRGGDVFTYLKAKDSCPKENQWSMDTNWRSTGDMIKAYNRLFYKEDYQEVGVVGKNIFSKGIDYQIVKGSPKASGKVREFGDDLKPINYFYYQVSENDKKNDIDTRLSVWTANEIVRLLNSKKVVENDIAILVENGTQAKAIQQALSNKKLSSVYLSQRDNVYYSQEASEILAVMEGINELENKSLLKKALSTSLLGGIVEKFIKYTYQDDISTWDEEIEKAKSLRVKWHKYGFMTFIMQIIHDSFIQRGSSKERTITNVLHLAELIKVAENKYKHPNQLIKWYRQQIKNSSTAEGELRLESDDNLIKIITIHSSKGLEYSVVFVPFACYASKNKFEASNFTKYYDSNLKQTVYKIGKDESIKQQVDDEVIEELMRLFYVAVTRAEHRCYIGVVKYPNGENSSLAQFLDYKKNDDWLDKIRRIVDNSDNQSLVIEINAYGNLEIINTNKTKINQQLKANEISKLKDDNWEMLSFSKISKSKAQNTALEKESDESEDNEIQALQDELEFRFVAPKGADIGNLLHNVLEHTDFSTGFIDDALLQEHMDRYRVVAVENFNNLKVWLEECLIAPIYSIEIKEKSTSISHPKFLNFNESAQFSLFDNNSEILEQAYIEHNSNEKIFSLKDISNSKTLKEAEFYFPIANERLYKNSIIKVLEEYRNKSIVVDEFSNYKIFGMLHGFIDLIFEYNDKFYVADYKSNYLGDNLKDYNQQAMQDKNQSSFYDLQYLIYSVALNKYLEQNISDYNFEKHFGGVYYFYLRGMKNGYGVYQTRPSLEIVSKLANLLNGDSNV; via the coding sequence ATGAAAAACCTAGATGCAAAAACAATAGTCTTACAAGATCGCCATATTATTGAGGCAAGTGCTGGTACTGGTAAGACTTATAATATAACCGAGCTGTATATTAGGCTATTACTAGAAAAAAAATTATTACCTAGTCAAATACTTATAATGACATTTACCAAAGATGCGACACAAGAAATTGTTGGTAGAGTTGAAGCTAAGATTAGAGATATATTAGCTGGTTATACGGATCAGAAAAAGGAATCTGATAGGGAGAACTATAAACATCTAAAAAGAGCCTTACTTGAAATAGATGAAGCAGCTATTTTTACTATTCATGGTTTTTGTAAAAAAGTTTTAAGTGAGCAGGCATTTGCAAGTGGCATGGAGATGGATGTCTCTATGGAAGTTGATACTTCGGATATTTTGCAAAAAGTTGTTGAGGATTTTTTTAGAAAATATATCAATAAAAATCAAGTTAATTTTGATTATCTAAAAGCATATAAACTACACATTCCAGAGAAGTTTTTAACTGAACTAAAGAATGTTATTAGGTTTAATTATGAGATTTTTAGTGTAAGTGAGAATGATTTTTTTCAGCATAAAAAAATAATACTTCAAAAACTAGATAAACACTCATTAGAAATAGAGCAAGGAATAATATTTAATACAAATAAAAAAAATAAAGCTCATGATACTGAGGTTACTAAAAGAAAAGCTGAGTTCGATTGCTTAAAATCTTGGTTATCACAAAGAGAAATTACCATAATGCCCAAAGAAGTAAAAGATTTTGCAAAATTAGCTAGGGTTAAAAATGATGATACTTTAAAAGAGATATTAGCAGAATGGTATGATTTATTTATAGGTAGAAATAAGACTAACTTCTCAAGTGGTAAAGATGCTTTTTATAAAGATTCAATTGACAAAGATGGGCAGGTTGAATTATTTATAAATAAATTCAAATCTAATGAGTTTATTAAACAAGCATGCCTTCAAATACGCCAAGATTTTGCAAAGGCCAAAGAGCAAAAAGGGGTTATAGATTTTGATGATCTGATTACAAAACTTTATCAAAGTGTCAAAAAATCTTCAGATTTAGTCAAATCTTTACAAACGCAATATCCAGTTGCTCTTATAGATGAATTTCAAGATACAGATGTTCAGCAATATGAAATATTGGATACTGTTTATCCTAAAGATAGAAGTGATCTATTATTGCTAATGATTGGAGACCCAAAACAGGCAATTTATGGTTTTAGAGGTGGTGATGTTTTTACATATCTAAAAGCTAAAGATAGTTGTCCAAAAGAAAATCAATGGAGCATGGATACTAATTGGCGTTCAACTGGAGATATGATAAAAGCGTATAATCGCCTTTTTTATAAAGAAGATTATCAAGAAGTTGGAGTTGTTGGCAAAAATATCTTTAGTAAAGGCATTGATTATCAAATAGTTAAAGGATCCCCAAAAGCTAGTGGGAAAGTTAGAGAGTTTGGTGATGATTTAAAGCCGATAAATTATTTTTATTATCAAGTATCTGAAAATGATAAAAAAAATGATATTGATACTAGGTTATCAGTATGGACAGCAAATGAGATTGTTAGATTATTAAACTCTAAGAAAGTAGTAGAAAATGATATTGCTATACTTGTTGAAAATGGTACTCAAGCAAAAGCAATTCAACAGGCTTTGAGTAATAAAAAATTAAGTTCAGTCTATCTAAGTCAAAGGGATAATGTTTATTATAGTCAAGAAGCTAGTGAAATATTAGCAGTGATGGAAGGTATTAATGAGCTTGAAAATAAATCTTTACTTAAAAAAGCATTATCAACGAGTCTTTTAGGCGGTATAGTTGAGAAATTTATTAAATATACATATCAAGATGATATTTCAACATGGGATGAGGAAATAGAGAAAGCTAAAAGTCTGCGTGTTAAATGGCATAAATATGGTTTTATGACATTTATTATGCAGATAATACATGATAGTTTCATTCAAAGAGGAAGCTCTAAAGAGCGGACAATTACAAATGTTTTGCATTTAGCAGAGCTTATAAAGGTAGCTGAAAATAAATATAAACATCCCAACCAACTTATTAAATGGTATCGTCAGCAAATCAAAAATTCATCAACAGCAGAGGGTGAGCTTAGACTAGAGAGTGATGATAATCTTATCAAAATAATTACAATTCATAGCTCAAAAGGCCTTGAATACTCAGTTGTTTTTGTCCCGTTTGCATGCTACGCAAGTAAAAATAAATTTGAGGCTAGTAATTTCACTAAATATTATGATAGTAACTTAAAACAAACTGTCTACAAAATTGGAAAAGATGAAAGTATAAAACAGCAGGTTGATGATGAGGTTATAGAAGAGTTAATGCGTTTATTCTATGTTGCAGTTACTCGCGCTGAACATAGGTGCTATATTGGTGTTGTTAAATACCCAAATGGTGAAAATTCATCACTAGCACAATTTTTAGATTATAAAAAAAATGATGATTGGTTAGATAAAATACGAAGAATTGTAGATAATTCAGATAACCAAAGTTTGGTTATAGAAATAAATGCTTATGGAAATTTAGAGATAATTAATACTAATAAAACTAAGATTAATCAGCAGCTTAAAGCTAATGAGATAAGTAAATTAAAAGATGATAATTGGGAGATGTTATCTTTCTCAAAGATATCTAAGTCAAAAGCTCAAAATACAGCTTTAGAAAAAGAAAGTGATGAATCAGAAGATAATGAGATTCAAGCTTTACAAGATGAATTAGAGTTTAGGTTTGTAGCTCCAAAAGGCGCTGATATAGGTAATCTATTACACAATGTCTTAGAGCATACAGATTTTAGTACAGGTTTTATTGATGATGCTCTTTTGCAGGAACACATGGATAGGTACAGAGTAGTTGCTGTAGAAAACTTTAATAATTTAAAAGTTTGGTTAGAAGAGTGTTTAATTGCTCCTATATATTCTATTGAAATAAAAGAAAAGAGCACAAGTATTAGTCATCCGAAGTTTCTGAACTTTAATGAAAGTGCTCAATTTAGTTTGTTTGATAACAATAGTGAAATATTGGAACAAGCTTATATTGAACATAACTCAAATGAGAAGATTTTCTCTTTAAAAGATATTTCAAATTCAAAAACTCTTAAAGAAGCAGAATTTTATTTTCCCATTGCTAATGAGAGACTTTATAAGAATAGCATCATTAAGGTTTTAGAAGAATATCGTAATAAATCAATAGTAGTTGATGAATTTAGTAATTATAAAATTTTTGGTATGTTACATGGCTTTATAGATTTGATATTTGAGTATAATGATAAATTTTATGTTGCTGATTATAAATCAAATTATCTTGGTGATAATTTAAAAGATTATAATCAACAAGCTATGCAAGATAAAAATCAAAGTAGTTTCTATGATCTTCAATACTTGATATATAGTGTTGCTTTGAATAAGTACCTTGAGCAAAATATTTCAGATTATAACTTTGAGAAACATTTTGGTGGGGTTTATTACTTTTATTTACGTGGAATGAAAAATGGTTATGGCGTTTATCAAACAAGACCATCTTTAGAGATTGTTAGTAAGTTAGCTAATCTATTAAATGGAGATAGTAATGTATAA
- a CDS encoding VirK family protein has product MKKFLLTILVLFPSFIFATTKLNSFKNIEESLDQGKKITVAINFGKCSPKINMKASFFPNTIIYKPAKNISFSDLHLTVNNPGHAGKPIYESVSYKLDAKGNLMINTKTLDANSFATIGKSFNINCQLNKGVKFYKQ; this is encoded by the coding sequence ATGAAAAAATTTTTATTAACTATTCTTGTATTATTTCCAAGTTTTATATTTGCTACTACTAAACTTAATAGTTTTAAAAATATTGAAGAATCATTAGATCAAGGAAAAAAAATTACTGTTGCAATTAATTTTGGGAAGTGTTCTCCAAAGATAAATATGAAGGCTTCTTTTTTTCCTAATACAATAATATATAAGCCAGCTAAAAATATTAGTTTCTCAGATTTACACCTTACAGTAAATAATCCGGGTCACGCAGGTAAACCTATTTATGAAAGTGTCTCATATAAACTTGATGCTAAAGGAAATCTAATGATTAATACAAAAACTCTTGATGCTAATAGTTTTGCTACAATTGGTAAAAGTTTTAATATTAATTGTCAGTTGAATAAAGGTGTTAAGTTTTATAAGCAATAG
- the recC gene encoding exodeoxyribonuclease V subunit gamma, giving the protein MALYTYPSNKLEYLVRVLSKLLYLEEKDLFIPTQFIVGSRGMQHWLSMQLAETRNIAMNLKYDMINGYILDICYELTNKHQYKKAYTKDILSWRVFKCLDSIKNDKLKEYYKDSNLKKYQLSVKIAEIFSKYLTYRTDWLEAWEQNEFINSTKAETDELWQMQLWQQLVAEVPETPYKIQAQAQALALLSKESLKNINVPNSIYIFGINSISKKNLNFIFALAKHVDVNILYINPCSEYWYDLKKDKVSAWLDNDDYEIQPLLANLGQQGKEFFNKLLDNEEKNELEVFEKFDNNHLNFAKLEANNQSQLVSLQRNLLELNCQNYAQQKDTSISINSCHSPLREVQVLHDKLLDMIKDNPDIKSRDILVMCPNIEDYSPYIDSVFSRYAEDKKLPCSIADRTLLDSEALAASFIELLQLPESDFEVNKILDYLSVPAIQHKFKISNEQLETIRYWLKEACIHHSNNNNETFSWGWGLKRLMLGFSYSDDIYIVNDSLMTVPIIEGSKIADLGGLYELLELLAEYSQELLESRSLSDWHNYLLDMFDNIFDITQQEQYIAKKIKDIIAGTIEIAKEISDDIFIDLYTIRYCLISQLSEPIINNHFLNGKVTFCSMTPMRSIPFKVVAMLGLNNGKFPRQELAVSFDLMARLGRRAYDRIKRDDDRYLFLEAILSARDYLYFSYVGRSVKTNVEQQPSLVLKELISYLQKNYAWQDDDIKEYPLHAFSPKCYSDKYRSYDGAWLSLLQAEPKSFYCIDDKLPRQSATATPSYQRGIDNEYSSEILNYTSTPLSDLVQDDSCSQLPQNLTISKLTKIFENPLKAYANYGLELYLEDSFEELEDSEPFGMNGLEKHSLKQKLFNVLKDNKDKNLIVKMVKLSGKFPESVLTDGEIDSEVDNIKSLLGEISLEDYQQQNFYQNIAGYELETSCYINNNQILLTTTSSLNITKKLELYLTALLVAYYEQKDISAIYYGLKKSDVEEFRFENIEYIFAKQILESYIKQTKQIVSKPKLAHLMLAKAIYDPKNYNDKKKQDAWQSVMESSKYSFDALEDDKYFKLFYTELPRIGDFEGESIYRNFFEVMNEN; this is encoded by the coding sequence ATGGCTCTTTATACCTATCCATCAAATAAGTTAGAGTATTTGGTTAGAGTTTTATCTAAGCTTTTATACCTTGAAGAAAAAGATTTATTTATCCCAACACAATTTATAGTTGGTAGCCGAGGTATGCAACATTGGCTAAGCATGCAATTAGCTGAAACACGAAATATTGCGATGAACCTGAAATATGACATGATAAATGGTTATATTTTAGATATTTGCTATGAACTAACTAATAAACATCAATATAAAAAAGCTTATACAAAAGATATCCTTTCTTGGAGAGTTTTTAAATGTTTAGATAGTATAAAGAATGACAAGCTTAAAGAGTACTATAAGGATAGTAATCTAAAAAAATATCAATTATCAGTCAAAATAGCAGAAATTTTTTCGAAATATTTAACTTATCGTACTGATTGGCTAGAGGCTTGGGAACAGAATGAATTTATAAACTCTACTAAAGCAGAAACTGATGAGCTCTGGCAAATGCAATTATGGCAACAGTTAGTTGCTGAAGTTCCTGAAACCCCATATAAAATACAAGCACAAGCACAAGCATTAGCTTTATTAAGTAAAGAAAGTTTAAAAAATATAAATGTTCCTAATAGCATCTATATTTTTGGGATAAATAGTATTTCAAAGAAAAATCTTAATTTCATATTTGCATTAGCTAAGCATGTGGATGTGAATATTTTATATATTAATCCATGTAGTGAATATTGGTATGATTTAAAGAAAGATAAAGTTTCTGCTTGGTTAGATAATGATGATTATGAGATACAGCCACTTTTGGCAAACTTAGGACAGCAAGGAAAAGAGTTTTTTAATAAGTTATTAGATAATGAAGAAAAGAATGAACTAGAAGTATTTGAAAAGTTCGATAATAATCATTTAAATTTTGCAAAACTTGAAGCTAATAATCAAAGCCAATTGGTAAGTTTGCAACGAAATTTACTTGAACTTAATTGTCAAAATTATGCGCAACAAAAAGATACATCAATAAGTATTAATTCTTGTCATAGTCCGCTTAGAGAAGTACAAGTTTTACATGATAAGCTTTTGGATATGATAAAGGATAATCCAGATATTAAGTCTCGTGATATCTTGGTGATGTGTCCAAATATTGAAGATTATTCACCATATATTGATAGTGTATTTTCTAGGTATGCTGAGGATAAAAAACTACCTTGCTCAATAGCAGATAGAACACTACTTGATTCAGAAGCTTTAGCTGCCAGTTTTATAGAGCTTTTACAGTTGCCAGAAAGTGATTTTGAAGTTAATAAAATATTAGATTATCTGTCTGTACCAGCGATCCAACATAAATTTAAAATCTCAAATGAGCAGTTAGAGACTATTCGCTATTGGTTAAAAGAGGCATGTATTCATCATAGTAATAATAATAATGAGACATTTTCATGGGGTTGGGGATTAAAAAGGTTAATGCTTGGATTTAGTTATAGTGATGATATATATATTGTTAATGATAGCTTAATGACAGTGCCTATTATTGAAGGTAGTAAAATAGCTGATTTAGGAGGCTTATATGAGCTACTAGAGCTTTTAGCAGAGTATTCCCAAGAGCTTCTTGAATCGAGAAGTTTGAGCGATTGGCATAACTATCTTTTAGATATGTTTGATAATATTTTTGATATTACACAGCAAGAGCAATATATCGCTAAGAAAATAAAAGATATCATAGCAGGAACTATCGAGATTGCTAAAGAAATATCAGATGACATATTCATTGATTTATATACGATAAGGTATTGTTTAATTTCACAGCTATCTGAACCTATTATTAATAACCATTTCTTAAATGGTAAAGTTACTTTTTGCTCCATGACGCCAATGCGAAGTATACCTTTTAAGGTTGTAGCTATGCTTGGATTAAATAATGGTAAATTTCCACGTCAAGAGTTAGCAGTTAGCTTTGATTTAATGGCAAGACTAGGTAGAAGAGCATATGATAGGATTAAACGAGATGATGATAGATACTTATTTTTAGAAGCAATCTTATCGGCACGAGATTATTTATATTTTAGTTATGTTGGTAGAAGTGTTAAAACTAATGTTGAGCAACAGCCTAGCTTAGTTCTTAAAGAGCTTATTAGTTATTTACAAAAAAATTATGCTTGGCAAGATGATGATATAAAAGAATATCCATTACATGCTTTTAGTCCTAAATGCTATTCAGATAAGTATAGAAGTTACGATGGTGCTTGGCTAAGCTTATTACAAGCAGAGCCTAAATCTTTTTATTGTATTGATGATAAACTACCCCGTCAGTCTGCTACTGCCACCCCTTCGTACCAAAGGGGAATAGATAATGAATATAGTAGTGAGATCCTGAACTACACTTCGACTCCGCTCAGTGACCTAGTTCAGGATGACAGTTGTAGTCAGCTACCACAAAATTTAACTATATCTAAATTGACTAAGATTTTTGAGAACCCCTTAAAAGCTTATGCAAACTATGGGTTAGAACTGTATTTAGAAGATAGCTTTGAAGAATTAGAAGATAGCGAACCTTTTGGTATGAATGGTCTTGAGAAGCATAGCTTAAAACAAAAATTATTTAATGTTTTGAAAGATAATAAAGATAAAAATTTAATAGTCAAAATGGTAAAATTAAGCGGTAAATTTCCAGAGTCTGTGCTTACTGATGGTGAGATTGACTCAGAAGTTGATAATATTAAGAGTTTACTAGGTGAAATAAGTCTAGAAGATTACCAACAACAAAATTTTTATCAAAATATTGCTGGGTATGAGTTAGAAACAAGTTGTTATATTAATAATAATCAAATTTTATTAACAACAACATCAAGTTTAAATATAACAAAAAAACTTGAGCTATATTTGACGGCTTTGTTGGTTGCATACTATGAACAAAAAGATATATCTGCTATTTATTATGGATTAAAAAAAAGTGATGTAGAAGAGTTTAGATTTGAAAATATTGAATATATATTTGCTAAGCAAATACTCGAGAGCTATATAAAACAAACGAAACAAATAGTATCTAAACCTAAGTTAGCTCATTTAATGTTAGCTAAAGCAATTTATGATCCTAAGAACTATAATGATAAAAAGAAACAAGATGCTTGGCAAAGCGTGATGGAGTCTTCAAAATATAGTTTTGATGCTTTAGAAGATGATAAGTATTTTAAACTTTTCTATACTGAGCTTCCAAGAATAGGTGATTTTGAAGGTGAGAGTATTTATAGAAATTTTTTTGAGGTTATGAATGAAAATTAA